From Coffea arabica cultivar ET-39 chromosome 2e, Coffea Arabica ET-39 HiFi, whole genome shotgun sequence, the proteins below share one genomic window:
- the LOC113732513 gene encoding annexin D3 isoform X2, with the protein MATLRLPDVVPSPRQDCERLRKAFQAQTPPGTTTCLNVVLCCSCILDSWLGLGTDEKAVIKVLGHRNARQRRIIGETYQQLYNKCLIDDLNAELSGDFRKAVILWIYDPPERDARLANEALNSRRKGVNELQVIVEIACASSPHHLIAVRQAYSILFDSSLEEDIISNVPMSLQKVLVSLVSSYRYDKNVVDSAIANSEAAKLYEVIKTKKLDHDDFLSILSTRNVFQLKETFLHYRKNFGNSIDEDILNCGKGNLESILKVAIWCIDSPEKHFAEVIRASIVGFGTDEDSLTRVIVTRAEIDMMKVKGEYFNTNKTTLDSAVIGDTSGDYQDFLMALLGTNV; encoded by the exons ATGGCTACGCTAAGACTTCCGGATGTTGTTCCTTCTCCAAGACAAGACTGTGAAAGACTCAGAAAAGCCTTCCAAG CACAAACACCTCCTGGTACTACTACATGTTTGAATGTAGTTTTGTGCTGTTCATGTATTCTGGATTCATGGTTAGGCCTGGGAACCGACGAAAAGGCAGTCATAAAGGTGTTGGGACATAGAAATGCAAGGCAGAGGAGGATAATCGGAGAAACTTATCAGCAGCTTTACAATAAGTGCCTCATTGATGATCTAAATGCTGAATTGTCTGGTGACTTCAGG AAAGCTGTTATCCTGTGGATTTATGATCCTCCTGAAAGAGATGCAAGGCTGGCAAATGAAGCCTTGAATTCCAGGAGGAAAGGTGTCAATGAACTGCAAGTAATTGTTGAGATAGCATGTGCATCATCTCCTCACCATTTGATTGCTGTAAGACAAGCATATTCAATTCTATTCGACAGTTCACTTGAAGAAGACATCATATCAAATGTTCCAATGTCTCTCCAAAAG GTTTTGGTTAGTTTAGTCAGTTCCTATAGATATGACAAGAATGTAGTTGATTCTGCTATTGCCAATTCTGAAGCTGCCAAGCTATATGAAGTTATCAAGACGAAGAAATTAGATCACGATGATTTTCTGTCCATCCTTAGCACCAGAAATGTTTTCCAGCTGAAAGAAACTTTCCTGCATTACAGgaaaaactttggaaattccATAGATGAG GACATTTTGAATTGTGGCAAAGGCAATTTGGAATCCATTTTGAAGGTGGCCATCTGGTGCATAGACTCCCCTGAAAAACACTTTGCAGAG gtgATTAGAGCTTCCATTGTTGGGTTTGGGACTGATGAGGATTCTCTGACTAGGGTGATAGTAACTCGAGCAGAGATAGATATGATGAAAGTTAAGGGAGAATATTTCAACACCAACAAAACTACTCTTGATAGTGCAGTTATTGGTGACACTTCAGGGGATTATCAAGATTTCCTCATGGCCTTACTTGGAACAAATGTCTAA
- the LOC113732513 gene encoding annexin D3 isoform X1 → MATLRLPDVVPSPRQDCERLRKAFQVAQTPPGTTTCLNVVLCCSCILDSWLGLGTDEKAVIKVLGHRNARQRRIIGETYQQLYNKCLIDDLNAELSGDFRKAVILWIYDPPERDARLANEALNSRRKGVNELQVIVEIACASSPHHLIAVRQAYSILFDSSLEEDIISNVPMSLQKVLVSLVSSYRYDKNVVDSAIANSEAAKLYEVIKTKKLDHDDFLSILSTRNVFQLKETFLHYRKNFGNSIDEDILNCGKGNLESILKVAIWCIDSPEKHFAEVIRASIVGFGTDEDSLTRVIVTRAEIDMMKVKGEYFNTNKTTLDSAVIGDTSGDYQDFLMALLGTNV, encoded by the exons ATGGCTACGCTAAGACTTCCGGATGTTGTTCCTTCTCCAAGACAAGACTGTGAAAGACTCAGAAAAGCCTTCCAAG TAGCACAAACACCTCCTGGTACTACTACATGTTTGAATGTAGTTTTGTGCTGTTCATGTATTCTGGATTCATGGTTAGGCCTGGGAACCGACGAAAAGGCAGTCATAAAGGTGTTGGGACATAGAAATGCAAGGCAGAGGAGGATAATCGGAGAAACTTATCAGCAGCTTTACAATAAGTGCCTCATTGATGATCTAAATGCTGAATTGTCTGGTGACTTCAGG AAAGCTGTTATCCTGTGGATTTATGATCCTCCTGAAAGAGATGCAAGGCTGGCAAATGAAGCCTTGAATTCCAGGAGGAAAGGTGTCAATGAACTGCAAGTAATTGTTGAGATAGCATGTGCATCATCTCCTCACCATTTGATTGCTGTAAGACAAGCATATTCAATTCTATTCGACAGTTCACTTGAAGAAGACATCATATCAAATGTTCCAATGTCTCTCCAAAAG GTTTTGGTTAGTTTAGTCAGTTCCTATAGATATGACAAGAATGTAGTTGATTCTGCTATTGCCAATTCTGAAGCTGCCAAGCTATATGAAGTTATCAAGACGAAGAAATTAGATCACGATGATTTTCTGTCCATCCTTAGCACCAGAAATGTTTTCCAGCTGAAAGAAACTTTCCTGCATTACAGgaaaaactttggaaattccATAGATGAG GACATTTTGAATTGTGGCAAAGGCAATTTGGAATCCATTTTGAAGGTGGCCATCTGGTGCATAGACTCCCCTGAAAAACACTTTGCAGAG gtgATTAGAGCTTCCATTGTTGGGTTTGGGACTGATGAGGATTCTCTGACTAGGGTGATAGTAACTCGAGCAGAGATAGATATGATGAAAGTTAAGGGAGAATATTTCAACACCAACAAAACTACTCTTGATAGTGCAGTTATTGGTGACACTTCAGGGGATTATCAAGATTTCCTCATGGCCTTACTTGGAACAAATGTCTAA
- the LOC113732513 gene encoding annexin D3 isoform X3, which yields MATLRLPDVVPSPRQDCERLRKAFQGLGTDEKAVIKVLGHRNARQRRIIGETYQQLYNKCLIDDLNAELSGDFRKAVILWIYDPPERDARLANEALNSRRKGVNELQVIVEIACASSPHHLIAVRQAYSILFDSSLEEDIISNVPMSLQKVLVSLVSSYRYDKNVVDSAIANSEAAKLYEVIKTKKLDHDDFLSILSTRNVFQLKETFLHYRKNFGNSIDEDILNCGKGNLESILKVAIWCIDSPEKHFAEVIRASIVGFGTDEDSLTRVIVTRAEIDMMKVKGEYFNTNKTTLDSAVIGDTSGDYQDFLMALLGTNV from the exons ATGGCTACGCTAAGACTTCCGGATGTTGTTCCTTCTCCAAGACAAGACTGTGAAAGACTCAGAAAAGCCTTCCAAG GCCTGGGAACCGACGAAAAGGCAGTCATAAAGGTGTTGGGACATAGAAATGCAAGGCAGAGGAGGATAATCGGAGAAACTTATCAGCAGCTTTACAATAAGTGCCTCATTGATGATCTAAATGCTGAATTGTCTGGTGACTTCAGG AAAGCTGTTATCCTGTGGATTTATGATCCTCCTGAAAGAGATGCAAGGCTGGCAAATGAAGCCTTGAATTCCAGGAGGAAAGGTGTCAATGAACTGCAAGTAATTGTTGAGATAGCATGTGCATCATCTCCTCACCATTTGATTGCTGTAAGACAAGCATATTCAATTCTATTCGACAGTTCACTTGAAGAAGACATCATATCAAATGTTCCAATGTCTCTCCAAAAG GTTTTGGTTAGTTTAGTCAGTTCCTATAGATATGACAAGAATGTAGTTGATTCTGCTATTGCCAATTCTGAAGCTGCCAAGCTATATGAAGTTATCAAGACGAAGAAATTAGATCACGATGATTTTCTGTCCATCCTTAGCACCAGAAATGTTTTCCAGCTGAAAGAAACTTTCCTGCATTACAGgaaaaactttggaaattccATAGATGAG GACATTTTGAATTGTGGCAAAGGCAATTTGGAATCCATTTTGAAGGTGGCCATCTGGTGCATAGACTCCCCTGAAAAACACTTTGCAGAG gtgATTAGAGCTTCCATTGTTGGGTTTGGGACTGATGAGGATTCTCTGACTAGGGTGATAGTAACTCGAGCAGAGATAGATATGATGAAAGTTAAGGGAGAATATTTCAACACCAACAAAACTACTCTTGATAGTGCAGTTATTGGTGACACTTCAGGGGATTATCAAGATTTCCTCATGGCCTTACTTGGAACAAATGTCTAA
- the LOC113732513 gene encoding annexin D3 isoform X4, with protein MATLRLPDVVPSPRQDCERLRKAFQVAQTPPGTTTCLNVVLCCSCILDSWLGLGTDEKAVIKVLGHRNARQRRIIGETYQQLYNKCLIDDLNAELSGDFRKAVILWIYDPPERDARLANEALNSRRKGVNELQVIVEIACASSPHHLIAVRQAYSILFDSSLEEDIISNVPMSLQKVLVSLVSSYRYDKNVVDSAIANSEAAKLYEVIKTKKLDHDDFLSILSTRNVFQLKETFLHYRKNFGNSIDEDILNCGKGNLESILKVAIWCIDSPEKHFAEVTQNSNELAALFLIQFHLVPYQTDYKTR; from the exons ATGGCTACGCTAAGACTTCCGGATGTTGTTCCTTCTCCAAGACAAGACTGTGAAAGACTCAGAAAAGCCTTCCAAG TAGCACAAACACCTCCTGGTACTACTACATGTTTGAATGTAGTTTTGTGCTGTTCATGTATTCTGGATTCATGGTTAGGCCTGGGAACCGACGAAAAGGCAGTCATAAAGGTGTTGGGACATAGAAATGCAAGGCAGAGGAGGATAATCGGAGAAACTTATCAGCAGCTTTACAATAAGTGCCTCATTGATGATCTAAATGCTGAATTGTCTGGTGACTTCAGG AAAGCTGTTATCCTGTGGATTTATGATCCTCCTGAAAGAGATGCAAGGCTGGCAAATGAAGCCTTGAATTCCAGGAGGAAAGGTGTCAATGAACTGCAAGTAATTGTTGAGATAGCATGTGCATCATCTCCTCACCATTTGATTGCTGTAAGACAAGCATATTCAATTCTATTCGACAGTTCACTTGAAGAAGACATCATATCAAATGTTCCAATGTCTCTCCAAAAG GTTTTGGTTAGTTTAGTCAGTTCCTATAGATATGACAAGAATGTAGTTGATTCTGCTATTGCCAATTCTGAAGCTGCCAAGCTATATGAAGTTATCAAGACGAAGAAATTAGATCACGATGATTTTCTGTCCATCCTTAGCACCAGAAATGTTTTCCAGCTGAAAGAAACTTTCCTGCATTACAGgaaaaactttggaaattccATAGATGAG GACATTTTGAATTGTGGCAAAGGCAATTTGGAATCCATTTTGAAGGTGGCCATCTGGTGCATAGACTCCCCTGAAAAACACTTTGCAGAGGTAACACAAAACTCAAATGAGCTGGCAGCATTGTTTCTGATACAATTCCACTTAGTTCCCTACCAGACAGATTATAAGACTCGGTAG